One Dioscorea cayenensis subsp. rotundata cultivar TDr96_F1 chromosome 17, TDr96_F1_v2_PseudoChromosome.rev07_lg8_w22 25.fasta, whole genome shotgun sequence DNA window includes the following coding sequences:
- the LOC120281073 gene encoding uncharacterized protein LOC120281073 translates to MSSDLQRSHEKMSDVRSILLHLQELYGQHSRTARYKISREHFRAKMSEGGEVGEHVLKMISMIERLEALDFSMDYNLQVDLIFQSLLDSFSQFIVNFNMNDIECTLAGLLHKLVSTQLQMKTKGKDVVPLAISTFRASKLKMKR, encoded by the coding sequence ATGAGCAGTGATCTGCAACGCTCTCATGAAAAGATGAGTGATGTAAGATCGATACTGTTGCACTTGCAAGAGCTCTATGGACAACATAGTCGGACTGCTCGGTATAAAATATCGAGAGAGCATTTTAGGGCAAAGATGAGTGAGGGTGGTGAGGTTGGAGAGCATGTCCTCAAGATGATCTCTATGATTGAGAGGTTGGAagctcttgacttttccatggaCTACAACCTTCAGGTTGATCTCATCTTTCAGTCTCTTCTAGATTCCTTCTCTcagtttattgttaattttaacatGAATGATATTGAGTGCACACTGGCGGGTCTTCTTCACAAGCTAGTGAGTACTCAGTTACAAATGAAGACTAAAGGGAAGGATGTTGTTCCTTTGGCTATCTCTACTTTTAGGGCCTCAAAGCTCAAGATGAAAAGATAG